From the Aerosakkonema funiforme FACHB-1375 genome, one window contains:
- a CDS encoding metal ABC transporter permease yields MILLDELAQYNPNLFAVTPGSNLIELLQFPFMQRAIAGGVLMGCLGGLLGSFVTLRQLSFFSHAVGHSALVGIVLGVLLQLNPTWMLLPFTVAFGLIVLYLIDQTDLASDNILNVVLSGTLAVGIILSGLIRGYRGGLMNVLFGDILAIDLTDIVLTVLLLLSAAIYLLSTLQQQILLTLNLSVAKVQGIPVQLHRYLFVVLLSLTVALATKAVGILLVNAFLVIPASAAKLLSHQFSHFLAISVILGVFSSIFGLLLSGLLNWASGPSIVLIQFLVFLAVIGFSKLKIQQS; encoded by the coding sequence ATGATTTTGCTAGACGAACTTGCTCAATATAATCCTAACTTATTCGCCGTTACTCCTGGCAGCAACTTGATAGAATTGCTACAGTTTCCTTTTATGCAGCGTGCGATCGCAGGTGGCGTCTTGATGGGATGCTTGGGAGGTTTACTCGGTAGCTTCGTCACTCTGCGACAGTTGTCTTTTTTTAGCCATGCAGTCGGTCACTCTGCTTTGGTAGGAATTGTTTTAGGTGTGCTGCTACAGTTAAACCCCACCTGGATGCTGCTACCCTTCACCGTCGCCTTTGGTTTAATCGTACTCTATTTAATCGACCAAACCGATCTAGCTAGCGACAATATTCTTAACGTTGTCTTATCGGGGACTTTGGCGGTTGGCATTATCCTCAGCGGATTGATTCGCGGCTATCGAGGCGGATTGATGAATGTCCTATTCGGCGATATTTTGGCGATCGACCTGACAGACATAGTATTAACTGTATTATTATTGCTCAGTGCAGCTATTTATCTTTTATCCACCCTACAGCAGCAAATCCTGTTGACCCTTAATCTATCTGTAGCTAAGGTTCAAGGCATCCCAGTCCAACTGCATCGGTACTTATTTGTTGTACTGCTTTCCCTTACAGTTGCCTTGGCCACTAAAGCTGTAGGTATTCTACTGGTCAATGCCTTTCTTGTCATCCCAGCTTCTGCTGCCAAATTGCTCAGTCACCAATTTAGCCATTTTCTGGCAATTTCCGTAATTTTGGGAGTCTTCAGCAGCATTTTCGGCTTACTTTTGTCCGGTCTTCTCAACTGGGCTTCCGGCCCAAGTATCGTATTAATCCAATTTTTAGTATTTTTAGCTGTTATCGGTTTTAGCAAGCTAAAAATACAGCAAAGCTGA
- a CDS encoding metal ABC transporter substrate-binding protein: MLATAGCNQSNSTVTPARQGEENKVSPPALVGTGAGEVGLSDRNSLTSGSSSQSRPIEVVTTFLPMYWFTKAVAGNLVRVEVLLPPGTEVHEYQATPKDVQAIAQADVLVKNGLGLEEFLENTIKNARNTQLKQIEASRGIKPLQEISPVVEVADKADRDHKHEHEHSAGNPHVWLDPILAIEQVENIRDGLIAADPGNKVTYQANAAAYIQQLQALDREFQQRLQQYPNCTFVTFHDAYPYLAQRYQLKQVAVVQIPEDQLSPGDIQKTISTVKQYKVKALFGESGTDNKLLKNLSQDLKLNLSVLDSLESGSVDPQHYFTAMKANLQTLEAACR; encoded by the coding sequence ATGTTAGCAACTGCTGGCTGCAACCAATCTAATTCAACCGTTACCCCTGCCCGACAAGGAGAGGAGAATAAAGTTTCGCCCCCCGCCCTTGTAGGGACGGGTGCTGGAGAAGTAGGTTTGTCCGATCGCAACAGTCTGACAAGCGGGTCTTCCTCTCAGTCGCGACCGATCGAAGTTGTGACGACGTTTTTGCCGATGTATTGGTTTACCAAAGCGGTAGCAGGTAATTTAGTTCGGGTAGAAGTTTTGCTGCCTCCGGGTACTGAGGTGCATGAGTATCAGGCAACACCAAAAGATGTACAGGCGATCGCGCAAGCAGATGTGCTGGTGAAAAATGGCTTGGGCTTGGAAGAATTTCTGGAAAATACAATAAAAAATGCCCGAAATACCCAATTAAAACAGATTGAAGCCAGTAGGGGCATTAAACCTTTACAAGAAATTTCCCCAGTCGTTGAAGTAGCCGACAAAGCCGATCGAGACCACAAACACGAACACGAACACTCTGCTGGCAATCCGCACGTTTGGCTCGATCCCATATTAGCGATCGAACAGGTGGAAAATATTCGCGACGGTTTAATTGCCGCCGACCCTGGAAACAAAGTCACCTATCAGGCAAATGCTGCCGCTTACATTCAGCAATTACAAGCACTCGATCGCGAATTTCAACAGCGTTTGCAGCAATATCCCAACTGCACTTTTGTTACTTTCCACGACGCTTATCCTTATCTGGCACAAAGATATCAGCTTAAACAAGTTGCGGTAGTCCAAATTCCGGAAGATCAACTTTCACCAGGGGATATACAAAAGACGATATCAACTGTAAAACAATACAAAGTTAAAGCCTTGTTCGGTGAATCGGGAACAGATAACAAATTGCTAAAAAACCTTTCGCAAGATTTAAAATTAAACCTGAGTGTGTTGGATTCACTGGAATCTGGGTCAGTAGATCCGCAGCATTACTTTACTGCTATGAAAGCTAATCTGCAAACCCTTGAAGCTGCTTGCCGATAG
- a CDS encoding ArsR/SmtB family transcription factor translates to MPIRPSFNHSLTNVVKEPENLACHPPHPVELADVHHLQGQILNTEKAQRMAEFFSLLGDANRLRILSILAVKELCVCDLAAALEMSESAVSHQMRVLRAMRLVSYRKQGRNVFYRLQDRHVLELYQAVAEHLDEPA, encoded by the coding sequence ATGCCAATTCGCCCAAGCTTTAATCATTCCCTAACTAATGTCGTTAAAGAACCGGAAAACCTTGCCTGCCATCCGCCACACCCTGTTGAGCTTGCGGATGTCCACCATCTGCAAGGACAAATCCTCAACACAGAAAAAGCTCAGCGGATGGCGGAATTTTTCAGTCTATTAGGCGATGCAAATCGCCTGCGAATTCTCTCAATTTTAGCAGTGAAAGAACTCTGCGTTTGCGATTTGGCAGCGGCGCTGGAAATGAGCGAATCAGCAGTTTCTCATCAAATGCGAGTATTGCGGGCAATGCGACTGGTGAGTTATCGCAAACAGGGACGTAATGTTTTTTATCGCCTCCAAGATCGTCATGTATTGGAACTCTATCAAGCAGTAGCAGAACATTTGGATGAACCAGCTTGA
- a CDS encoding ChaB family protein produces MLYKTNQDLPADVRSRLSEPAQELYRAAYNCALHWYGTESKAHEIAWCAVRTQAASFNSMAVS; encoded by the coding sequence ATGTTATACAAAACGAATCAAGATTTGCCTGCCGACGTGCGCTCTCGTCTTTCAGAGCCCGCTCAAGAATTATACCGAGCTGCGTATAATTGTGCGCTTCACTGGTACGGCACAGAATCTAAGGCGCATGAGATTGCTTGGTGTGCGGTGAGAACTCAGGCGGCTAGTTTTAACTCTATGGCTGTAAGTTAA
- the hisIE gene encoding bifunctional phosphoribosyl-AMP cyclohydrolase/phosphoribosyl-ATP diphosphatase HisIE, with translation MPAAEPTPISQSIPIDNIRYDERGLVPAIVQDYLDGTVLMMAWMNRESLQKTLATGRTWFWSRSRAELWPKGETSGHVQNVKSLRYDCDSDALLIGVEQIGDIACHTGERSCFHRVDGQKQAPPADTLSQVFEVICSRRDNPTESSYTCKLLAGGDNKILKKIGEEAAEVVMACKDDDKEAIAGEVADLFYHTLVALAHHQVDIKAVYRQLQERRR, from the coding sequence ATGCCTGCGGCTGAGCCTACCCCTATTAGTCAATCTATTCCGATCGATAATATCCGCTATGATGAGCGCGGATTGGTTCCGGCTATTGTCCAGGATTATCTGGATGGTACGGTGTTAATGATGGCTTGGATGAATCGGGAGTCGCTGCAAAAAACTCTCGCCACTGGAAGAACTTGGTTTTGGAGTCGATCGCGTGCCGAATTGTGGCCAAAGGGCGAAACGTCAGGTCACGTTCAAAATGTCAAAAGTCTCCGCTACGACTGCGATAGCGATGCCTTACTCATTGGTGTGGAACAAATTGGAGATATTGCCTGCCACACGGGTGAGCGCAGTTGTTTTCATCGCGTGGATGGACAAAAGCAAGCGCCACCCGCTGATACTTTGTCTCAAGTGTTTGAAGTCATTTGTTCGCGCCGGGACAATCCTACAGAAAGTTCTTATACGTGCAAGTTGCTAGCTGGCGGCGATAACAAGATTTTAAAGAAGATTGGCGAAGAAGCTGCTGAAGTGGTGATGGCTTGTAAGGATGATGATAAAGAAGCGATCGCAGGTGAAGTTGCCGACCTATTTTACCACACTCTTGTAGCTTTGGCTCATCATCAAGTTGATATCAAAGCTGTTTATCGGCAATTGCAAGAACGCCGACGATAG
- a CDS encoding metal ABC transporter ATP-binding protein gives MKSIKQETILPPVLKVEGLTVYRGTYPAVRDVSFELLPGTDTAVIGPNGSGKSTLVQAMLDLIAPTSGTVEIFGRPVKRLGRLRREIGYIPQHFIFDRSFPISVAELVGLGWDNERQKLFQAELWERKQKRQKHNFRIFPFSLSWHNPEKEEAIARSLQRVNAYHLRKQAIGTLSGGELKRVLLAYCLVSPRRLLVLDEAFAGVDVSGEADFYALLNELKNEQYWTILQVSHDLDMVNRHCDRVLCLNQTLVCSGSPDIILSPENLLATYGPAFSRYQHRH, from the coding sequence ATGAAAAGCATTAAACAAGAAACAATATTACCCCCGGTTTTAAAGGTAGAAGGCTTAACGGTATACCGGGGTACTTACCCAGCTGTTCGGGATGTTTCATTTGAACTTCTGCCCGGTACGGATACGGCAGTGATTGGCCCAAACGGTTCCGGTAAAAGTACGCTTGTCCAAGCAATGCTAGATTTGATAGCGCCCACTTCTGGAACAGTGGAAATATTCGGTCGTCCCGTGAAACGGCTAGGACGTTTGCGGCGCGAAATTGGCTACATTCCCCAACATTTTATTTTCGATCGCTCTTTTCCCATTTCTGTAGCTGAATTGGTAGGCTTGGGATGGGATAATGAAAGGCAAAAGCTTTTCCAAGCCGAGTTGTGGGAACGAAAGCAAAAAAGGCAAAAGCATAATTTTCGGATTTTTCCTTTTTCGTTATCTTGGCACAACCCGGAAAAGGAGGAAGCGATCGCTCGATCTTTGCAACGTGTGAATGCCTACCACCTCCGCAAACAAGCGATCGGTACTTTAAGCGGTGGCGAACTCAAACGGGTATTGCTAGCTTACTGCTTGGTGAGTCCGCGACGGTTGTTAGTGTTGGATGAGGCTTTCGCAGGAGTGGATGTTTCGGGAGAAGCAGATTTTTACGCTTTACTCAACGAACTCAAAAATGAGCAATATTGGACTATTTTACAAGTTTCTCACGATCTAGATATGGTCAACCGTCACTGCGATCGCGTCCTCTGTCTCAACCAAACTTTAGTTTGTTCTGGATCTCCTGACATCATTCTTTCCCCAGAAAACTTACTAGCAACCTATGGCCCAGCTTTCAGTCGCTATCAACACCGACATTAA
- a CDS encoding YidH family protein: MNRTPNFDRLREHQANERTFLAWLRTSIALIGFGFAIARFGLFLRQLESAVTGHNIDSHSAINSQNLGLGLAILGIVLIAFSLWRYNQIFRQIENSDYQPSRLMVWLTAGIVMILGVLTIPFVLWRQPSVPKQPSSSKSAAARQNSLLSDDLAQKIERKNI; encoded by the coding sequence ATGAACAGGACGCCAAATTTTGACCGCCTAAGAGAGCATCAAGCCAACGAACGGACATTTTTGGCTTGGTTGCGAACCTCGATCGCACTGATTGGATTTGGATTTGCAATTGCTCGCTTTGGCTTATTTCTGCGCCAGTTAGAATCTGCTGTCACAGGACATAATATCGACAGCCATTCTGCTATTAACTCTCAAAACCTCGGCTTAGGTTTAGCAATTCTCGGCATTGTTTTGATAGCCTTTTCTTTATGGCGCTACAATCAAATTTTTCGGCAAATTGAGAACAGCGATTATCAGCCTAGTCGTTTAATGGTTTGGTTAACAGCAGGGATTGTCATGATATTGGGCGTACTGACTATTCCTTTCGTCCTCTGGCGACAGCCATCTGTTCCCAAGCAGCCATCTTCGAGTAAGAGTGCAGCCGCTCGCCAAAATAGCTTGCTCTCTGATGATTTGGCACAAAAAATAGAGCGCAAAAATATCTGA
- a CDS encoding DRTGG domain-containing protein codes for MPKSAKYLLIGSTEAYSGKSAVLLGLAHQLQEKKLDIAYGKPLGTCWSDDRTDGMDEDVKFLAHNLNLPPNRLLKTLLFLDTVSIEKRLKGEDTIDYRSELLKYLQVQSGKLVLLEGPGTLEEGTLFEMSLLEVAEVVDAGIVLVTRLESVLSIHKILSAKRRLGDRLIGVILNDVPSEQLEAVETEIKPFLEQRDIAVLGILPRSALLRSVSVRELVHQLHAEVICRPDRLDLMVESLTIGAMNVNSALKYFRKGRNMAVVTGGDRQDIQLAALETSTQCLILTGHVPPSDFILNRAEDLEIPILSVDLDTLTTVEIINRAFGQVRLQEPIKVQCVRQLMKEHFDVDRLMSKLGLEPAVTLP; via the coding sequence GTGCCGAAATCTGCTAAATATCTGCTGATAGGATCGACCGAGGCTTATAGCGGCAAGTCAGCGGTACTTTTGGGACTTGCTCATCAGCTACAAGAAAAAAAACTGGATATCGCCTACGGTAAGCCGCTGGGAACCTGTTGGAGCGACGATCGCACTGATGGCATGGATGAGGATGTTAAGTTTTTAGCCCACAATCTCAACTTGCCGCCGAACCGATTGCTGAAAACCCTATTATTTCTCGATACAGTCAGCATCGAAAAACGTCTCAAAGGCGAAGATACAATCGATTATCGCTCAGAGTTACTCAAATACCTCCAGGTGCAGTCTGGAAAGCTAGTTTTGCTAGAAGGGCCAGGAACTCTGGAGGAGGGCACTTTGTTTGAAATGTCCTTGCTGGAAGTGGCAGAGGTGGTGGATGCGGGAATTGTGTTGGTAACGCGCTTGGAATCGGTGCTATCGATACACAAGATATTGTCAGCGAAGCGGCGGTTGGGCGATCGCCTAATCGGCGTTATCCTCAATGATGTTCCCAGCGAGCAACTCGAAGCAGTAGAAACAGAGATTAAGCCATTTCTGGAACAGCGGGATATTGCAGTTTTGGGAATTCTGCCCCGGAGTGCCTTGCTACGCAGCGTCAGCGTCAGAGAACTGGTACACCAATTGCACGCTGAGGTGATTTGCCGACCCGATCGATTGGATCTAATGGTGGAAAGCTTAACTATCGGTGCGATGAATGTCAACTCGGCGCTGAAGTACTTCCGCAAGGGTAGGAATATGGCAGTGGTGACTGGTGGCGATCGTCAGGATATCCAGCTCGCAGCCTTGGAAACCTCTACTCAGTGTTTGATTTTAACCGGGCACGTCCCTCCGTCCGATTTTATTCTCAATCGCGCTGAAGACCTCGAAATTCCGATTTTGTCGGTTGACCTGGATACCCTCACCACTGTAGAAATCATTAACCGCGCTTTCGGTCAAGTGCGCCTGCAAGAACCGATTAAAGTGCAGTGCGTCCGTCAGTTAATGAAAGAACACTTTGATGTCGATCGTCTCATGTCCAAACTCGGACTGGAGCCTGCTGTAACGCTACCGTAA
- a CDS encoding DNA recombination-mediator protein A yields MSQSIEIPKVDELVQELATIQQTGSKRIALLGSRHVPITHQHLIEMMSYALVLSGNSLITSGATGTNAAAIRGAMRADPKLLTVILPQSLERQPLESRQQLEQVMHLVEKPENDHLSLGEASALCNQEIVSRCQQLICFAFHDSRTLLQTCKDAEEQRKLVTLFYFD; encoded by the coding sequence TTGAGTCAATCGATAGAGATACCTAAAGTTGATGAATTAGTCCAAGAACTGGCGACAATCCAGCAAACGGGTTCCAAGCGCATTGCCCTGTTAGGATCTCGCCACGTTCCTATTACCCATCAGCACCTGATCGAGATGATGAGCTATGCCTTGGTATTATCCGGCAATAGCCTGATTACCTCCGGTGCTACGGGTACTAACGCGGCTGCCATTAGAGGCGCAATGCGGGCAGATCCCAAACTGTTAACCGTGATTTTACCCCAAAGTCTGGAGCGCCAGCCCCTAGAATCGCGCCAGCAGCTCGAACAGGTGATGCACTTGGTAGAAAAGCCAGAAAACGATCATCTGTCTTTAGGTGAAGCTAGCGCCCTATGCAATCAGGAAATTGTTTCTAGATGCCAGCAGCTGATTTGCTTTGCTTTTCATGACAGCCGCACGCTGCTGCAAACTTGTAAAGATGCAGAAGAACAACGAAAATTAGTGACGCTGTTTTACTTTGATTAG
- a CDS encoding YajQ family cyclic di-GMP-binding protein, with translation MASTYSFDIVSDFDYQELVNAVDQTDREIQSRYDLKDTKTTVELGKESITISTDSEFTLNSIHTILQQKAAKRNLSLKIFDYGKVESASGNRVRQEIKLKKGIGQEIAKQITKLIRDEFKKVQGAIQGDAVRVSAKSKDELQTVIQRLKQEDFPVALQFTNYR, from the coding sequence ATGGCTTCTACATATTCATTTGACATTGTGAGCGACTTTGACTATCAAGAATTGGTCAATGCTGTAGACCAAACCGATCGGGAAATTCAAAGCCGCTACGACCTCAAAGACACAAAAACAACTGTGGAATTGGGTAAAGAATCGATTACGATTAGCACCGACAGCGAGTTTACTTTAAACTCGATTCACACAATTCTGCAACAAAAAGCTGCCAAACGCAATCTCTCTCTCAAAATATTTGATTACGGCAAAGTTGAATCAGCTAGCGGCAATCGCGTTCGGCAAGAAATCAAACTCAAAAAAGGGATTGGTCAGGAAATTGCCAAACAAATTACCAAGTTGATTCGCGATGAATTTAAAAAAGTTCAAGGAGCGATTCAAGGAGATGCCGTGAGGGTTTCTGCTAAATCGAAAGATGAATTGCAAACGGTTATTCAGCGCTTAAAGCAAGAAGACTTTCCGGTTGCCTTGCAATTTACAAATTATCGTTAG
- a CDS encoding MAPEG family protein, with the protein MRSQIPMSDIFLYCIAIAAFLIYVPFLLVAYARVQLGKEALATPRAIVDKLPPYAQRATWAHQNAFEAFMLFAAAALMAYVTGVNSSVGVGAAIAFLVARLLHSVFYILNIPLARGLMFALGSLCIATLFVQSLLQASIN; encoded by the coding sequence ATGCGATCGCAAATACCGATGTCTGACATTTTTCTTTACTGTATAGCTATAGCAGCTTTTCTGATTTACGTGCCTTTTTTGCTGGTGGCTTATGCTCGCGTGCAGTTGGGCAAAGAAGCCCTGGCAACTCCCAGAGCGATCGTAGATAAACTGCCTCCCTACGCTCAAAGAGCCACCTGGGCTCATCAAAATGCTTTTGAAGCGTTTATGCTGTTTGCAGCCGCAGCGCTGATGGCTTACGTAACTGGTGTCAATTCGTCTGTAGGGGTAGGTGCTGCGATCGCATTTCTCGTGGCGAGGTTGCTGCACTCGGTTTTTTATATTTTGAACATTCCCCTAGCGCGAGGACTTATGTTCGCCCTTGGCTCCCTTTGCATCGCCACTTTATTCGTCCAAAGCCTGCTGCAAGCTAGTATAAATTAG
- the hemL gene encoding glutamate-1-semialdehyde 2,1-aminomutase, translated as MVTTSFKTTNSEEIFAAAQKLMPGGVSSPVRAFKSVGGQPIVFDRVKGAYIWDVDDNQYIDYVGTWGPAICGHAHPDVIEALHKALEKGTSFGAPSYLENVLAEMVIDAVPSIEMVRFVNSGTEACMAVLRLMRAFTGRDKIIKFEGCYHGHADMFLVKAGSGVATLGLPDSPGVPKSATQNTLTAPFNDLEAVKALFDENPDQIAGVILEPVVGNAGFIPPDGGFLEGLRVLTKENGALLVFDEVMTGFRIAYGGAQEKFGITPDLTTLGKIIGGGLPVGAYGGRRDIMSMVAPSGPMYQAGTLSGNPLAMTAGIKTLELLQKSGTYEYLDRITKKLADGLLQIAKEKGHAVCGGNISGMFGLFFTSGPVHNYEDAKKSDLAKFSRFHRGMLERGIYLAPSQFEAGFTSVAHTEEDIDRTLQAAREVMSSL; from the coding sequence TTGGTCACTACCTCATTTAAAACCACCAACTCAGAAGAAATTTTTGCAGCAGCCCAGAAACTAATGCCAGGGGGCGTCAGTTCACCCGTGCGAGCCTTCAAGTCTGTGGGGGGACAACCGATCGTTTTCGATCGCGTCAAAGGCGCTTATATTTGGGATGTCGATGACAACCAGTACATCGACTATGTTGGTACTTGGGGGCCGGCCATCTGCGGTCACGCTCATCCCGATGTCATCGAGGCACTGCACAAAGCTTTAGAGAAAGGTACCAGCTTCGGCGCACCCTCCTACCTGGAAAACGTCCTTGCCGAAATGGTTATCGACGCCGTTCCCAGCATTGAAATGGTGCGCTTTGTCAATTCCGGCACCGAAGCTTGTATGGCAGTTTTGCGCCTGATGCGAGCCTTCACCGGACGGGATAAAATTATCAAGTTTGAAGGTTGCTACCACGGCCACGCCGATATGTTTTTGGTCAAAGCCGGCTCTGGTGTCGCCACCCTTGGCTTACCCGACTCTCCCGGCGTACCCAAATCGGCCACACAGAACACTCTCACGGCTCCCTTCAACGATTTAGAAGCTGTGAAAGCTTTGTTTGACGAAAACCCAGACCAGATTGCCGGTGTCATTTTGGAACCTGTGGTAGGCAATGCGGGATTTATTCCTCCGGATGGCGGTTTTCTGGAAGGTTTGCGCGTACTTACCAAAGAAAACGGCGCTTTGCTCGTATTTGATGAAGTGATGACCGGTTTTCGGATTGCCTACGGCGGTGCCCAAGAAAAATTCGGCATCACTCCCGATTTGACAACTCTGGGCAAAATTATCGGCGGTGGTTTGCCCGTAGGCGCTTATGGCGGACGTAGAGATATTATGTCAATGGTGGCACCATCCGGGCCGATGTATCAGGCGGGGACGCTTTCCGGCAATCCTCTGGCGATGACTGCGGGGATCAAGACACTGGAATTGCTGCAAAAATCGGGGACATACGAATATCTCGATCGCATTACCAAAAAGCTAGCCGATGGATTGTTGCAAATTGCCAAAGAAAAAGGTCATGCAGTTTGTGGCGGTAACATCAGCGGTATGTTCGGTTTGTTCTTTACCTCTGGCCCCGTCCACAATTACGAGGATGCTAAAAAGTCAGACTTGGCGAAGTTCAGCCGCTTCCATCGCGGTATGTTAGAGCGCGGTATTTACCTCGCACCGTCCCAGTTTGAAGCTGGTTTTACTTCTGTCGCTCATACAGAAGAAGATATCGATCGCACCCTACAAGCCGCAAGGGAAGTAATGTCGAGTCTGTGA
- a CDS encoding metallothionein: protein MTTVNTMKCACEPCLCVVSISEAVQKDGKYYCSDSCANGHSDGKGCGHHGCGC from the coding sequence ATGACTACCGTAAACACGATGAAATGCGCTTGTGAACCTTGCCTCTGTGTAGTCTCTATTTCCGAAGCCGTGCAAAAGGATGGCAAATACTATTGCAGCGATTCCTGCGCTAACGGTCATAGCGATGGCAAAGGTTGCGGCCATCACGGTTGTGGCTGCTAA
- a CDS encoding ATP-binding protein → MSVPIDLQKRLSDAPVKSESAWQINPSGWQELGAQLVYTQDASGQYLSFYWQEAERYDLRPEAIAFSSTNEAFGPTAIDPYLERLRQILETLVPQRFQCQFRYREYTFPFDLVISPILMPDGSATRVLVMGSQVEPHLAMVSNNSIAAAQTIEANLDIQDELSACSKEKLSTTSSGVDEPSSFKNYQKLLSKISRNIRRTLDLDTIWQQAVDDLGQGLGVSRCIICPYSHSDPEVKVVAEYQQDSATSLLGQKLKLDKPYLTEALTNLEPLVVERGSSPETLQQSMLIVATCYQNQPNGLIRLDRENCFGDWQSEEIELVREIADQVGTAITHATLYKELERARQEAEDASRHKSEFLANTSHELRTPLNGMIGFLKLILEGMTDDPEEQMEFIQEAYRSALHLLGIINDILDIAKIEAGKMELELSQLDLDELFEDVEDFTKTQALQKNLSFRIQRPPTRDKITVYGNYQRLLQVMLNLVGNAIKFTHEGGVLITAEVVRKKVVVQNQELPGMVKVRVIDTGIGVSLEKQDRLFQSFSQVDGSRTRKYGGTGLGLTISQKLIEAMKGVVNFYSMGEGLGSTVTFTVPLYQDVVMGSEQPTDVDALI, encoded by the coding sequence ATGAGCGTGCCTATAGATCTTCAAAAACGGCTTTCTGATGCTCCAGTAAAATCGGAATCCGCTTGGCAAATTAATCCGAGCGGTTGGCAGGAGTTAGGGGCTCAATTGGTATATACCCAAGACGCATCTGGACAATATTTATCTTTTTACTGGCAGGAAGCAGAACGCTATGACCTGCGCCCGGAAGCGATCGCCTTTAGCTCAACGAACGAAGCATTTGGCCCAACAGCAATTGACCCGTATCTGGAGCGTTTGCGGCAGATACTGGAAACTCTCGTACCCCAGCGTTTCCAGTGTCAGTTCCGCTACAGGGAATATACCTTCCCCTTCGATTTAGTCATCAGCCCAATTTTAATGCCCGATGGCAGCGCTACCCGAGTGCTGGTCATGGGCTCTCAAGTAGAGCCGCACTTAGCAATGGTATCTAACAACTCCATTGCGGCAGCCCAAACGATAGAAGCAAATCTGGATATACAAGATGAATTAAGCGCTTGTTCTAAAGAGAAATTATCTACAACATCGTCTGGGGTAGATGAACCATCAAGTTTTAAAAATTACCAAAAACTGCTCAGCAAAATTTCCCGCAATATCCGGCGTACCTTAGATCTGGATACCATTTGGCAGCAAGCGGTAGACGATCTGGGGCAAGGGTTGGGTGTCAGTCGCTGCATTATTTGTCCTTACAGTCATTCCGATCCAGAAGTAAAGGTAGTAGCTGAATATCAGCAAGATTCGGCAACTTCCCTGTTGGGGCAAAAACTAAAGTTGGACAAACCGTACCTAACCGAAGCGCTCACAAATCTGGAACCGTTAGTGGTAGAAAGAGGATCTAGTCCGGAAACCTTACAGCAGTCTATGCTGATCGTGGCGACTTGCTATCAAAACCAACCAAATGGTTTGATCCGGCTCGATCGGGAAAATTGTTTCGGTGACTGGCAGTCTGAAGAGATAGAATTGGTGCGAGAAATAGCCGATCAAGTTGGCACCGCTATCACTCACGCCACCCTATACAAAGAGTTGGAACGAGCTCGTCAGGAAGCAGAAGATGCCTCTCGCCACAAGAGCGAGTTTTTGGCAAATACTTCTCACGAACTCCGCACGCCCTTAAATGGGATGATTGGATTCCTCAAGCTGATTCTGGAAGGTATGACAGACGATCCGGAAGAGCAAATGGAATTCATCCAAGAAGCGTATCGCTCGGCTCTACATCTGCTCGGCATTATTAACGATATCTTGGATATTGCCAAGATCGAAGCCGGTAAGATGGAGCTGGAATTGAGCCAATTAGATTTGGACGAACTCTTCGAGGACGTTGAAGATTTTACCAAAACTCAGGCTTTACAAAAGAATCTCAGCTTCCGCATTCAAAGACCGCCCACAAGAGATAAAATTACCGTTTATGGCAATTACCAACGTCTTTTGCAGGTAATGTTAAATTTGGTTGGCAATGCAATTAAATTTACTCACGAGGGTGGGGTTTTAATTACAGCGGAAGTTGTCAGAAAGAAGGTGGTTGTTCAGAACCAGGAACTGCCTGGAATGGTCAAAGTCCGCGTCATAGATACGGGCATCGGCGTATCATTGGAAAAGCAAGATAGACTGTTCCAATCCTTCAGTCAAGTAGACGGTTCGCGCACCCGCAAATACGGCGGTACGGGTTTGGGATTAACAATTTCTCAAAAACTCATAGAAGCTATGAAAGGTGTGGTGAATTTCTACAGTATGGGTGAGGGACTCGGATCGACGGTGACTTTCACTGTGCCGCTTTATCAAGATGTCGTGATGGGTTCGGAACAGCCAACCGATGTAGATGCTTTGATTTAG